One Nitrospira sp. DNA window includes the following coding sequences:
- a CDS encoding Biotin synthase, whose translation MTDFTILADKALRDELLTREESLAVLKASDSRLLELLQAAFQVRERYFGKTVRLQMLLNAKSGACQEDCHYCSQSAVSTAPIERYGLLPHDQMVTGARRAAAAKAQRYCIVISGRSPLDREIDDIASAVRSIKQEVPIQICCSLGLLNERQAKDLKAAGVDRINHNLNTSEAYHPSICTTHTFQDRLATIRHARTAGLEICSGGIVGMGESDEDLIDLALALREVKPDSIPINTLHPASGTPLERCDVLTPQRCLKALCLFRFLHPRTEIRIAGGREHNLRSLQPLALYPADSVFVNGYLTTPGQPAPEVWRMIEDLGFDIQVDALPITQGSEQTSQSAVGLHS comes from the coding sequence ATGACTGACTTCACAATCCTGGCCGACAAGGCCTTGCGGGACGAATTGCTCACCAGAGAGGAAAGCCTCGCCGTATTGAAGGCATCGGACTCTCGACTGCTCGAACTCTTGCAGGCCGCTTTCCAAGTCCGCGAACGGTACTTCGGCAAGACGGTTCGCCTGCAGATGTTGCTGAACGCCAAGAGCGGCGCCTGCCAGGAAGATTGCCACTACTGTTCGCAATCGGCCGTCTCGACGGCCCCGATCGAACGGTACGGCCTGCTCCCCCACGATCAGATGGTGACCGGAGCCAGACGCGCTGCCGCCGCCAAGGCACAGCGTTACTGCATCGTCATCAGCGGACGCAGTCCGTTGGATCGAGAGATCGACGACATCGCCTCGGCCGTGCGGTCCATCAAGCAGGAAGTCCCGATTCAGATCTGCTGTTCCTTAGGGCTCCTCAACGAACGCCAGGCGAAGGACCTGAAAGCGGCCGGAGTCGATCGCATCAACCACAACTTGAACACGAGCGAGGCCTATCACCCCTCGATCTGCACCACCCACACCTTCCAAGACCGGCTGGCCACGATTCGGCATGCGCGGACGGCCGGGCTTGAAATTTGTTCGGGCGGCATCGTGGGCATGGGCGAAAGCGACGAGGACTTGATCGATCTGGCCTTGGCGCTCCGTGAGGTCAAACCGGACTCGATTCCGATCAATACCCTCCATCCGGCTTCCGGTACCCCGCTGGAACGTTGCGACGTCCTCACGCCGCAACGGTGCCTGAAGGCACTCTGCCTCTTCCGCTTCCTGCATCCGCGGACGGAAATTCGGATCGCCGGCGGGCGGGAGCACAATCTGCGCAGCTTGCAGCCGTTGGCACTCTACCCGGCGGATTCGGTGTTTGTGAACGGCTACCTCACCACACCGGGCCAGCCCGCGCCGGAAGTCTGGCGGATGATCGAGGACCTCGGCTTCGACATCCAGGTGGACGCACTTCCCATCACACAGGGATCGGAGCAAACCTCTCAGTCAGCCGTCGGCCTTCATTCGTAA
- a CDS encoding Protein translocase membrane subunit SecG, with protein MYTLLVIVHVIVCLLMIGAILLQSGKGAEIGAAFGGSSQTVFGSRGPANFLSKFTVVTAFVFMFTSLTLAILAKDRNFSSTVIDLNKKPAATTPSSTPADNTKDNAKPSATESHPSGEGSH; from the coding sequence ATGTATACCTTACTCGTCATCGTTCATGTCATCGTGTGCCTGCTGATGATCGGCGCGATCCTGCTGCAATCAGGCAAGGGAGCTGAAATCGGAGCGGCATTCGGCGGTTCGAGCCAAACGGTCTTCGGCAGTCGCGGCCCTGCGAACTTCCTCAGCAAGTTCACCGTCGTCACGGCCTTCGTGTTCATGTTCACCTCGTTAACCCTGGCCATCCTTGCCAAGGACCGGAACTTTTCCTCCACCGTCATCGATTTGAACAAGAAGCCGGCCGCGACCACTCCAAGTTCAACGCCAGCGGACAACACCAAAGACAACGCCAAACCTTCCGCCACCGAGTCCCATCCCAGCGGCGAAGGTTCTCACTAG
- a CDS encoding Glutamate 5-kinase / RNA-binding C-terminal domain PUA, whose product MRDELLRQAKRVVIKIGSSLVASRETGLSAERIERLAGEIADVRAQGREALVVSSGAVVSGIKKLDLREYPKSLPVKQAAAAVGQSHLMWAYEKAFERLSLRVAQVLLTHEDLADRRRFLNARHTLTTLIKFGVIPIINENDTVAVEEIRVGDNDTLAAQVAHLVDADLLVILSDVDGLFTADPRKDTTATLIPLIDHITEDIERRAGVSSTFEGTGGMATKVRAAKKVGEYGVPTLILNGTQTRLLPDVLCGKPGGSLFLARERRMNSRKHWIAFTLRPRGQVQLDEGAVEALVQKGKSLLASGILDVTGHFEAGDPVTCTTPDGKEFAKGLVNFSSIVLTRIKGLKTADIQKIPGLQEYEEVIHRDNLALLAPHHS is encoded by the coding sequence GTGCGAGACGAACTCCTAAGACAAGCCAAACGCGTGGTCATCAAGATCGGGAGCAGCCTGGTCGCCTCACGCGAAACCGGCCTGAGCGCCGAACGGATCGAGCGGCTCGCCGGTGAAATTGCAGACGTACGGGCGCAAGGGCGCGAGGCGTTGGTGGTGTCGTCCGGCGCAGTCGTGTCCGGCATCAAGAAACTCGACCTGCGCGAATATCCCAAGAGCCTGCCGGTCAAACAAGCCGCCGCTGCGGTCGGTCAAAGCCACCTCATGTGGGCCTACGAGAAGGCCTTCGAACGGTTGTCGCTGCGCGTCGCGCAAGTCCTCCTGACCCACGAAGACCTGGCGGATCGGCGACGATTTCTGAACGCGCGGCACACCCTCACAACCTTGATCAAGTTCGGCGTCATTCCCATCATCAATGAAAACGACACGGTTGCGGTCGAAGAAATCCGCGTGGGCGACAACGATACCCTCGCGGCCCAAGTCGCGCACCTGGTGGATGCGGATCTGCTCGTCATTCTTTCCGATGTGGACGGCCTCTTCACCGCAGACCCCCGCAAGGACACAACCGCCACGCTGATTCCGCTCATCGATCACATCACGGAAGACATCGAACGGCGGGCCGGGGTGTCCTCCACCTTCGAAGGCACCGGCGGCATGGCCACCAAGGTGCGGGCGGCCAAGAAGGTGGGGGAGTACGGAGTGCCCACCCTGATTCTCAACGGAACGCAGACCAGATTGCTCCCGGACGTCCTCTGCGGCAAACCAGGCGGCAGCCTGTTTCTTGCCCGAGAACGACGCATGAACAGCCGGAAACATTGGATCGCCTTTACCTTGCGTCCCCGCGGCCAGGTTCAGCTGGATGAGGGAGCCGTCGAAGCGCTGGTACAGAAAGGCAAGAGCCTGCTGGCATCGGGCATCCTCGATGTGACCGGCCACTTCGAGGCCGGCGACCCCGTGACCTGCACCACACCAGACGGAAAGGAATTTGCGAAGGGATTGGTCAACTTCTCCTCGATCGTCCTGACCCGCATCAAGGGCCTCAAGACCGCCGACATTCAAAAAATTCCCGGCCTGCAGGAATATGAAGAGGTCATCCACCGGGACAACCTCGCCCTGCTCGCCCCGCACCACTCCTAG
- a CDS encoding Triosephosphate isomerase, whose amino-acid sequence MRTRFLVGNWKMNKTASEAAAFVRELLRQVSSTAGIQVGLTPPFTALQAVRDALGSSPLFLLGAQNLYWEEKGAFTGEVSGAMLKDLGCHFVLIGHSERRQYFGEQDAWTNKKVLAAIRHGLQPILCVGETLQDRDAGNTDIVIQRQLRAGFAGIEATSLEGITIAYEPVWAIGTGRAASSDQAVPIHRLIRRTIDGLSGTDSGSRVRILYGGSVTPQNIADFLVSEEIDGALVGGACLDPVSFATLISVALGSRPTST is encoded by the coding sequence GTGAGAACGCGCTTTCTTGTCGGCAACTGGAAAATGAACAAAACCGCTTCTGAGGCGGCGGCGTTCGTTCGCGAATTGCTCCGACAGGTTTCAAGCACCGCCGGTATCCAGGTCGGCCTCACCCCTCCGTTTACCGCATTGCAGGCCGTCCGCGACGCGCTCGGTTCTTCCCCTCTCTTCCTGCTCGGCGCGCAAAACCTCTATTGGGAGGAAAAGGGAGCCTTCACCGGCGAAGTGTCCGGCGCGATGCTGAAAGACCTCGGCTGCCACTTCGTCCTCATCGGCCACTCTGAGCGGCGGCAATACTTCGGAGAGCAAGACGCCTGGACCAACAAAAAAGTGCTGGCAGCGATCCGGCATGGGCTTCAGCCGATCCTTTGCGTGGGAGAAACCCTCCAGGACCGCGACGCCGGCAATACCGACATCGTCATCCAACGACAACTGCGTGCCGGCTTTGCAGGGATTGAAGCGACATCACTTGAAGGCATCACGATCGCCTACGAGCCGGTCTGGGCCATTGGGACGGGCCGGGCCGCATCGTCCGATCAGGCCGTTCCGATCCATCGGTTGATCCGCCGTACCATCGATGGACTCAGCGGAACGGACAGCGGCAGCAGGGTCCGCATTCTCTATGGAGGGAGCGTCACACCGCAGAATATTGCCGACTTTCTCGTTTCCGAAGAAATCGACGGCGCGCTCGTGGGCGGGGCTTGTTTAGATCCGGTCTCTTTTGCTACACTCATCTCGGTCGCTCTCGGGTCCAGACCCACCTCGACCTAA
- a CDS encoding LSU ribosomal protein L21p: MYAIIETGGKQYRVEAGTVLQVESLPGDVGHSIHLDRVRLLHGDSGLVVGQPVVAGARVTAEIIRQGRTRSITVFKKKRRKNYRRTRGHRQGFTQLRVTEIETK; the protein is encoded by the coding sequence ATGTACGCTATCATTGAAACAGGTGGAAAACAGTATCGAGTGGAAGCGGGAACGGTGCTCCAAGTGGAGTCGCTCCCCGGCGACGTCGGTCACTCCATCCACCTCGATAGGGTCCGGTTGCTGCATGGAGACAGTGGGCTGGTTGTCGGTCAGCCGGTCGTCGCCGGTGCGCGCGTGACGGCGGAAATCATCCGTCAGGGACGCACCAGATCGATCACGGTCTTCAAGAAAAAGCGCCGCAAGAATTATCGCCGAACCAGGGGCCACCGGCAGGGCTTTACCCAGCTGCGGGTCACTGAGATCGAAACGAAGTAA
- a CDS encoding Ribosomal silencing factor RsfA, with translation MASAILDKKATDVLILHIATLTSVADYLVIASGESERQARAIADHVCECLTVQGEAPLSIEGASSAKWVVMDFGDVVVHIFQKDIREHYALERLWGDAGQVSLPEERALKAARPARAAARPARTRKRV, from the coding sequence GTGGCAAGCGCCATCCTGGACAAGAAGGCCACCGATGTCCTGATCCTGCATATCGCCACACTGACTTCTGTCGCCGACTATCTGGTCATCGCTTCCGGGGAATCGGAGCGCCAAGCTCGGGCGATTGCCGACCATGTTTGCGAGTGCCTCACCGTGCAAGGAGAGGCCCCTCTCAGCATTGAAGGCGCCTCGTCGGCCAAATGGGTCGTGATGGATTTTGGTGACGTCGTCGTTCACATTTTTCAGAAGGATATTCGCGAACACTACGCCCTCGAACGGTTGTGGGGCGACGCAGGACAGGTCTCGTTGCCGGAAGAGCGCGCCTTGAAGGCCGCCCGGCCTGCACGGGCTGCAGCACGTCCGGCTCGCACCCGGAAACGGGTCTAG
- a CDS encoding LSU ribosomal protein L27p, with translation MATNKGGGSTRNGRDSNPQYLGVKAYGGETVKAGSIIVRQRGTKFFPGFNVGLGRDHTLFACVTGVVKFEGGRGRSKVSVYPATAKA, from the coding sequence ATGGCAACAAACAAAGGCGGCGGTTCGACAAGGAACGGTCGCGACAGCAACCCACAATACCTCGGCGTCAAGGCCTACGGCGGAGAAACGGTCAAGGCCGGTTCCATCATCGTCCGCCAGCGCGGAACGAAATTTTTCCCGGGGTTCAATGTCGGCCTCGGTCGTGACCACACCCTCTTCGCCTGCGTGACCGGAGTGGTCAAGTTCGAAGGTGGCCGCGGACGTTCGAAGGTCAGTGTCTATCCGGCCACGGCGAAGGCCTAA
- a CDS encoding GTP-binding protein Obg produces MSAFVDQVRILVKAGRGGNGACSFRREKFVPRGGPDGGDGGHGGSVAVTATTRLNTLLDLRYQKHYEAQNGEPGGGSNCHGRTGLDVCIPVPVGTMIFDDESQELLADLTVDGESCVVAQGGRGGRGNSHFATSTNRVPTHFEPGTPGEERFLRLELKLLADVGLVGYPNAGKSTLIAAVSAAQPKIADYPFTTLTPNLGVVRWTDEQAFVIADIPGLIEGAHEGKGLGFQFLRHIERTSLLLHVVDISEWAAEDPVTSLEVMCHELTAYDETLAARPFAVVGTKLDIKGTGERLDRLRTYCRRRKLPFFAISAATGEGLNDCVQYIGQQVALLRKTSCETNS; encoded by the coding sequence ATGTCTGCCTTCGTCGATCAAGTTCGAATCCTCGTGAAAGCCGGCCGAGGCGGCAACGGCGCCTGCAGTTTTCGCCGGGAAAAGTTCGTCCCGCGCGGGGGCCCAGACGGTGGAGACGGCGGACATGGCGGCAGCGTGGCAGTCACGGCCACGACTCGCCTCAATACCCTGCTGGATCTCCGATATCAGAAACATTACGAAGCTCAGAACGGCGAGCCGGGCGGAGGCAGCAATTGTCATGGACGCACGGGGCTCGATGTCTGCATTCCTGTTCCCGTCGGGACCATGATCTTCGACGATGAGAGCCAGGAACTCCTGGCCGATCTCACGGTGGACGGGGAATCCTGCGTCGTGGCGCAGGGCGGCCGGGGCGGCCGAGGCAACTCTCACTTCGCCACCTCGACCAACCGTGTCCCGACCCACTTTGAGCCCGGCACTCCCGGCGAAGAACGGTTCCTTCGTCTCGAATTGAAACTCCTGGCCGATGTCGGCTTGGTCGGTTACCCGAACGCAGGGAAATCGACTTTGATCGCCGCCGTCTCCGCAGCGCAGCCCAAGATCGCCGACTATCCCTTCACCACCCTTACCCCCAACCTGGGAGTCGTCCGGTGGACCGATGAGCAGGCCTTCGTCATTGCCGACATCCCGGGGCTGATCGAAGGGGCGCACGAAGGCAAGGGGCTGGGATTTCAGTTTCTCCGCCACATCGAGCGCACCAGCCTCCTGCTCCATGTGGTCGACATTTCCGAATGGGCTGCGGAGGACCCTGTCACGAGCCTTGAGGTCATGTGCCATGAACTCACGGCCTACGACGAAACGCTCGCCGCCCGTCCCTTTGCCGTCGTGGGCACCAAGCTCGACATCAAGGGCACGGGTGAACGCCTCGACCGGCTCCGCACCTATTGCCGACGACGGAAGCTTCCCTTCTTCGCCATCTCCGCCGCCACAGGCGAGGGACTGAACGACTGCGTGCAGTACATCGGCCAGCAAGTGGCCCTCCTACGGAAAACCTCGTGCGAGACGAACTCCTAA
- a CDS encoding Nicotinate-nucleotide adenylyltransferase, with amino-acid sequence MKLGLLGGSFNPIHRCHLSIAHSAQQLLQLDRILFVPTGDPPHKQSGTLAAARHRYRMVQLAIQDRPGFALTDLEIRRPGKSYSIDTVRAIQQEYGPATTIFFIIGLDAFLDLPSWKDAETLLASCHFVVISRPSVSFRTLASIPLFHSVPEDSVIALDMARQERADVGLANGRTLTFLRLPPCEVSASEIRKRLQEGSPLANLLPPPVESYILREGLYREDHDRT; translated from the coding sequence ATGAAGCTCGGACTCTTGGGCGGCAGCTTTAATCCGATCCACCGGTGCCATCTCTCGATCGCGCACTCCGCTCAGCAGCTCCTGCAATTGGACCGGATCCTCTTCGTCCCGACCGGGGATCCTCCCCACAAACAATCCGGCACCTTGGCGGCCGCCCGGCATCGCTACCGAATGGTCCAACTGGCGATTCAAGACAGGCCGGGATTCGCCCTCACGGACCTAGAAATCCGCCGTCCCGGCAAATCCTATTCGATCGACACAGTCCGCGCGATTCAGCAGGAATATGGGCCGGCGACCACCATCTTTTTTATCATCGGGTTGGATGCATTTCTGGACCTGCCGTCCTGGAAGGATGCCGAAACCCTGCTCGCGAGCTGCCATTTCGTGGTCATTTCACGACCTTCCGTCAGCTTTCGAACCCTGGCGTCGATCCCACTGTTTCATTCGGTTCCGGAAGACAGCGTGATCGCGCTGGATATGGCCAGGCAGGAGCGGGCGGATGTGGGCCTTGCGAACGGCCGGACGCTGACCTTCCTTCGATTGCCGCCCTGTGAAGTCTCTGCGTCGGAGATCAGGAAACGTCTTCAGGAGGGCAGCCCTCTGGCAAATCTGTTGCCCCCCCCTGTCGAATCCTATATACTTCGCGAGGGGTTATACAGGGAGGACCACGATCGTACTTGA
- a CDS encoding Branched-chain amino acid aminotransferase — translation MIPRMLQASEKIWMDGKFVAWADAQVHVLTHSLHYGLAAFEGIRCYKGKGGSAVFRLPEHVNRLFESAHIAMMEMPYDKKQLFDAIVETVRINRLEACYIRPLVYIGYGAMGLYPGENPIKVCIAAWKWGTYLGDEALTKGIRARVSSFTRHHVNVSMTRGKISGYYVNSILAKREVKADGYDEAIMLDPEGYVAEGTGENVFIVRHGVLKTTPLTSILEGITRNSIIQLAKERNIPVIEERFTRDEMYVADEVFVTGTAAELTPVTEIDRRRIGTGRPGPITQALQKTFFEIVGGTDSSHRHWLTAV, via the coding sequence ATGATCCCGCGCATGTTGCAAGCCAGCGAAAAAATATGGATGGATGGAAAATTCGTCGCCTGGGCTGATGCCCAGGTGCATGTGCTCACCCACTCGCTCCACTACGGATTGGCGGCATTCGAGGGGATTCGTTGTTACAAGGGCAAGGGCGGGTCGGCCGTCTTCAGGTTGCCCGAGCATGTGAATCGCCTCTTCGAATCGGCTCACATTGCCATGATGGAGATGCCCTATGACAAGAAGCAACTGTTCGACGCCATCGTCGAGACGGTGAGGATCAATCGGTTGGAGGCCTGTTACATTCGTCCGCTGGTCTATATCGGGTACGGTGCCATGGGGCTCTATCCAGGCGAAAACCCCATCAAGGTGTGCATTGCCGCCTGGAAATGGGGGACGTACCTGGGGGACGAGGCCTTGACCAAGGGGATTCGTGCGCGGGTCTCTTCATTTACGCGCCACCATGTGAACGTCTCCATGACGCGCGGAAAAATATCCGGCTACTATGTGAATTCTATCCTCGCCAAACGCGAGGTGAAGGCTGATGGCTATGATGAGGCCATCATGCTCGATCCTGAAGGGTATGTGGCCGAAGGCACGGGAGAAAATGTGTTCATCGTGAGGCACGGCGTCCTGAAGACGACCCCATTGACTTCGATCCTCGAAGGCATCACGCGAAACTCCATCATTCAGCTTGCCAAGGAACGTAATATCCCAGTGATCGAGGAGCGATTCACGCGCGACGAGATGTACGTGGCGGATGAGGTGTTCGTCACGGGAACCGCTGCTGAACTCACGCCCGTGACGGAAATCGACCGACGACGGATCGGCACCGGGAGGCCAGGTCCGATTACGCAGGCACTACAGAAAACATTTTTTGAGATTGTCGGCGGGACTGATTCCTCCCATCGTCACTGGTTGACTGCCGTCTAA
- a CDS encoding AttF component of AttEFGH ABC transport system / AttG component of AttEFGH ABC transport system encodes MGFIMSLVPSALVAVCTRLGWAHLSTRPGRTLLTIIGVGLGVAATIAVQTANVDVLRSFEESVLSVAGPVTLEVSAGESGMDERLIADVRTIEGVESARPVVEVGVRVAEGAGRTHSFLILGVDLLEELNSMRDRIPATLDALKNSGKGDGLEGLLTPNGLLMGQALASDIGIGAGKELALQAGGREVSVSILAVMDRRAGPPSIWDRLAVMDIAAAQRIFGLSGRLDRIDVVTRPSASVEQVAEAIQRVLPPAVTVRRPIQRSRQVEAMVGAFQLNLSVLSMVGLLVGIFLIYNTVSFTVAQRRREVGILRAIGMSEPMVVGLFLAEAGLFGLAGGLLGGGLGLVLGNVLVGLVGRTVQDLYVPLTDLPKTFGFPPGSGRMFLEAVVIGSGVSMLGALSPSLDAGRTIIVAALAPGEYDVAQQVRAASLGIAGWVLLMIALGSVFTGPVGGVPVFGYLATFCVLAGLSCLVPILMQQFCRTRELGTSIHAPSLGGAIRHIAREQTTRGIGRNAVTVSAFLVGVAIMVGVMVMIRSFRDTVEIWIDQTVMADFIVAPTGWPHVVQSGTLNNSLPSAWRTKLAGTAEVSAVDAYRDVRIELQGRPVALVSRDLALHAARSRYLFVEGESAAILARAAAGEGAILSEVLADHLQVTRGSRLSVMTPAGEQSLAVLGVFFDYATDGGKLVIDRSLYRQWWDDEGVTVFPVYIVPGVDLEQARNSILRTLAQDSQGELLPTLLSNAELRQEILRIFDRTFTLTYVLEAIAVIIAMLGIINTLVTSVVERRRELATLQALGSSRGQITALILWEAGYLGLLGTAMGLLGGLALAWILIRVINRQSFGWTIQVSWPLGLMAEVAALALIASLLAGFWPARWAARQPLVEGLRYE; translated from the coding sequence ATGGGCTTCATCATGTCGCTGGTCCCCTCTGCCTTAGTCGCAGTCTGCACTCGTCTCGGGTGGGCGCACCTCTCCACGCGCCCCGGACGCACGCTTCTCACGATCATCGGGGTCGGGTTGGGGGTTGCGGCAACGATCGCCGTCCAGACCGCCAATGTGGATGTCCTCCGCTCCTTCGAGGAATCGGTCTTGAGCGTGGCCGGTCCCGTCACGCTGGAGGTATCGGCCGGAGAGTCTGGCATGGACGAGCGTCTGATCGCCGACGTCAGGACCATCGAGGGGGTGGAATCGGCCAGGCCGGTGGTTGAAGTCGGCGTACGTGTGGCCGAAGGTGCCGGACGTACCCACTCGTTCCTGATTCTCGGAGTGGATTTGCTGGAAGAATTGAACTCGATGCGGGACCGCATTCCCGCCACGCTCGATGCACTCAAAAATTCAGGGAAAGGAGATGGGTTGGAGGGCCTGCTGACCCCGAACGGCCTCTTGATGGGCCAGGCCCTTGCGTCGGATATCGGGATCGGAGCAGGGAAAGAGCTTGCCCTTCAAGCCGGCGGCCGCGAGGTCTCCGTCTCGATTCTGGCGGTCATGGATCGCCGGGCCGGCCCACCGTCGATATGGGATCGCTTGGCCGTGATGGACATCGCTGCCGCGCAACGGATCTTCGGCCTGAGTGGTCGCTTGGATCGCATCGATGTCGTCACCAGGCCCTCTGCGTCGGTCGAACAGGTCGCGGAGGCGATACAGCGGGTCCTGCCTCCGGCTGTGACTGTGCGCCGTCCGATCCAACGCAGCCGGCAGGTCGAAGCCATGGTCGGCGCGTTTCAATTGAATTTATCCGTGCTGAGCATGGTGGGGCTGCTGGTCGGCATATTCCTGATCTATAACACCGTGTCCTTTACGGTGGCGCAGCGACGGCGTGAAGTGGGGATCCTGCGCGCAATCGGGATGTCGGAGCCCATGGTCGTCGGGCTCTTTCTCGCAGAGGCCGGACTCTTCGGCCTGGCGGGAGGATTGCTCGGGGGTGGACTGGGGCTGGTGTTGGGGAATGTGCTCGTCGGCCTGGTCGGGCGGACGGTCCAAGACCTCTATGTCCCGTTGACAGACCTGCCGAAGACATTCGGTTTTCCCCCCGGATCGGGCCGGATGTTTCTTGAAGCGGTCGTGATCGGCAGCGGGGTCTCCATGTTGGGCGCGCTGAGCCCCAGTCTGGATGCCGGTCGAACCATCATCGTCGCGGCCCTTGCTCCAGGCGAATACGATGTCGCGCAACAGGTGCGTGCTGCGTCACTGGGTATCGCAGGGTGGGTTCTGCTGATGATCGCACTGGGGTCTGTCTTTACCGGGCCGGTGGGCGGGGTGCCGGTCTTCGGGTACCTGGCGACCTTCTGCGTCCTGGCCGGACTTTCCTGTCTGGTGCCGATCCTGATGCAACAGTTCTGTCGCACGCGAGAGTTGGGAACGTCTATTCACGCGCCTTCGTTGGGGGGCGCGATTCGCCACATCGCACGGGAGCAGACCACGCGGGGGATCGGACGGAATGCGGTCACCGTCTCTGCATTCCTTGTCGGGGTGGCCATCATGGTCGGAGTGATGGTGATGATCAGGAGCTTTCGCGACACGGTCGAGATCTGGATCGATCAAACCGTCATGGCGGATTTCATCGTGGCGCCGACCGGGTGGCCGCATGTCGTCCAGAGTGGGACGTTGAACAACAGCCTTCCTTCTGCCTGGCGGACCAAATTGGCCGGCACGGCAGAGGTGTCGGCGGTCGATGCCTATCGCGATGTTCGCATCGAACTGCAAGGCCGACCGGTCGCGCTGGTGTCTCGGGATCTGGCCCTCCATGCCGCAAGGAGCCGTTACCTCTTCGTCGAGGGGGAATCGGCGGCAATCCTGGCTCGTGCCGCGGCAGGAGAAGGGGCGATTCTTTCGGAGGTGTTGGCCGATCACCTGCAGGTGACCAGAGGAAGCCGATTGTCGGTGATGACGCCGGCGGGGGAACAATCGCTGGCCGTCCTGGGGGTCTTTTTCGACTATGCCACGGACGGCGGGAAACTCGTCATCGATCGATCCCTCTATCGACAATGGTGGGACGACGAGGGCGTGACGGTATTCCCTGTCTACATCGTACCGGGCGTCGACCTGGAGCAGGCTCGGAACAGCATTCTCAGAACCTTGGCCCAGGACTCCCAAGGGGAACTGTTACCGACCCTGTTGAGCAATGCGGAATTGCGACAGGAGATCCTCCGGATCTTCGATCGAACGTTCACATTGACCTATGTGTTGGAGGCCATCGCAGTGATCATTGCCATGTTGGGGATCATCAACACGCTGGTCACGTCCGTGGTGGAACGGCGTCGTGAGTTGGCCACCCTCCAGGCGCTGGGGAGCAGTCGCGGACAGATTACAGCGCTGATCCTCTGGGAGGCCGGGTATCTCGGACTGCTGGGGACGGCGATGGGATTGCTCGGAGGGCTCGCCCTGGCATGGATACTCATCAGGGTCATCAACCGCCAATCGTTCGGCTGGACGATCCAAGTCTCATGGCCGCTCGGCCTCATGGCCGAAGTCGCGGCCCTGGCCTTAATCGCATCACTCCTTGCCGGGTTCTGGCCTGCCCGTTGGGCCGCCAGGCAACCGCTGGTCGAGGGACTGCGTTACGAATGA